The genomic interval TGTGTGCCCAGGCGGCCTTTCTGGAGGACGGCAAGGCCAACCTGACATTGCGCAACTTCTACTACAACCACGACCTGCGCGACTCCACCAAGCCTGCGCAGTCCAAGCTGGAGGAGTGGGCCCAGGGCTTCATCCTCAAAGGTGAGTCCGGTTACACCGACACCACGGTCGGGGTGGGCGTGGACGTTTATGCCGGCCTGGGGCTAAAACTGGATTCATCGCCATCGCGCAGTGGCTCGGCGCTGCTGCCGGGCGCCTACAACCGTGCGGGTGGGCCCCGCAATGCTGACCCGCGTTCGGCTGACGAGTTTTCCGAGGCCACGGCAGCGGTCAAATTCAAGTATTCGAAAACCGAGTTGAAGGTGGGCGGTCTGTTCCCCAAAATCCCCCTGGTCAGCGCCGGCGATGCGCGCTTGCTGCCGCAGTTTTTCGAAGGCGCGATGCTCGATATACGCGAACTGGACAACCTCGATATTGGCCTGGGCCAGATGCGCAAGGTCAACCAGCGCGAGTTCGCCGGCGCTCGCGACATCCAGGTGGGCAACTACTACAGCGTGTTCAGTGACCGCTTCGACTACTTGGGCGGCACCTGGCGCGCCACCCCGCAGACGTCGCTGGGGCTGTGGACCGGTCGCCTTGCCGACGTCTACCAGCAAACCTTGTATACCGGTACCCAGGCGTTCAAAGCCGGCGACTGGAACCTTTCCGGCACTTTCAACTACCTCGATACTGGCGAGTCGGGCACTGAGAAGGCTGGCAATCTCGATAGCCGCATGACTTCGGCGATGCTCAGCGCCAACCTCAAGGCCCAGACGTTCCGCCTTGGCTACCAATACAACGCAGGCGACAGCGCCTTGCCGTTCATTCATGACACTGACCTGCCGGGGGTTGCCAACGCCGTACAGGTGCTGCGCTTCGACCGTGCCCAGGAGCGCTCGTGGCAGGCCCGCTACGACCTCGATTTCGCCGCCCTCGGCGTACCGGGGCTGACGGCGTTCGCCCGTTATGTGCGCGGGGACAACTTCAAGGTGGCGGGGGAGGATGGCAGTGAGTGGGAGCGCAACCTGGATGTTACCTACGTGATCCAGAGCGGGCCGCTGAAGAACCTGGCGTTGCGCTGGCGCAACGTCGAACTGCGCGGAGATGCGACCGGGCGGCGCGACGAGAACCGCGTGATCATTGCCTATACCTTGCCGCTGTTTTGAGCCTTTGGCCTGGGGCTGCTTTGCAGCCCCTTCGCGACGCGCCCCCAACAATCCCGAACCGATTCACATCCCCCCAGGAAGACACCAGTGCCCCAGCCCTTGGACCCCGCCATGCAGGCCTACATCGACAACAGCAAGCGTTTCACCGCGACCGACAACAGCCTGGCCGCCCGGCGCTCGGCATTCCTGCAAGCCTGCCGCAATTGCACACCGCCACCGCCTGAAGGCTGGGGTATCGAGGACATCGACCTGCAGGGCCTGCGCCTGCGCTGCTATCAACCCGCCGGCCCGGCACCGGAAGGTGGCTGGCCAACGCTGCTGTACCTGCACGGCGGTGGCTGGGACCTGGGTAACCTCGATACCCACGACTGGTTCGCTTACGCCCTGGCGCGCCGGGCACCGATCGCCATCGTCGCGGTCGAGTATCGGCTGGCGCCAGAGCATGCCTACCCTGCACCGCTGGAGGACTGCCTGAAGGTGTGGTCGGCGTTGCGCAGTGGCCAGGTCGATGCGCGCCTCAGCCAGGCCCGCTTGATGGTCGCCGGCGACAGCGCAGGCGGCACCCTGGCGGCCGGCTTGTGCAGGGCACTGCGCCGTGACGGCCAGCCGCAGCCAGTGGGGCAATTGCTGGTGTACCCGGTACTGACTGCCCGGCGGCAGTTGCCGTCGATGCAGCAGCATGCAGAGGCACCGATGATGACGGTGGCGGGGCTGATGAAGTCCCTAGAAGGGTTTCTGCCGGTCAAGGCCGACCGTGATGACCCCTGCGCGATGCCGTTGGAGGCGGATGACTTCGCCGGGCTGGCCCCGGCCTGGGTGCTGGTGGCCAGTGTCGACCCACTGCGCGATCACGGCATCGCCTACTGTGACGCGCTTGCGGCGCATGGGGTGCAGGCCGATGCCTGGGTAGGCGAGGGGATGGTGCATTCCAGCCTGCGCGCCTTCGGGGTGGCTGAGGTCGAGCAGGCTTGGGACCGAATGGCCGTACAGTTGCTGCAGTGGGCGCAGGGCACCCTCGATTCCGCCGACGGCGGGGCATCTGCGCACTGACGAAAAACCTGCCTGCCCGCCATTATGGGGCCAGACTGTCTACACCACGCGAAGCCAGATGCTGCAGTCTTCCACGGGATGTGGCAGCCTTTGGCGACCACGCCGGGTCGCCGGGTGCCACTTGTGCCGAGGGTTGTAGATGATCGAGCGTTGCGTTCGCCACGCCTTGCTGTTGTTGCTGTGCGGGTCCCTGCTACCGATGGGCGCGGGTGCGCAGGCGGCATGCCAGCACCTGACGGCCACTGGCAACCCTGAATACCCCCCGTACCTGTGGCGTGACCCGCACAACCCTCAGCAGTTGATCGGTGCCAATGCCGACTTACTCAAGCACTTGGGCAAGCAACTCGGGCTGGAGGTGGAGGTGGTCTATGGCGGGCCTTGGTCGCGTGCCCAGGAGGAAGTGGGCACGGGCCGTATCGACCTGCTGGCCGGGTATTTTCTGACCCAAGCGCGCACCCAGCTGATGGACTTCATAAGCCCCGCATTCCTGCACACGCCCAGCGTGGTCTGGGTGCGCCAGCAAGGGGCCTTTGCCTATCAGCAATGGTCGGACCTGCAAGGTCGTAAAGGCGGGACACTGGTCAATAACAGCCATGGCCAGCAGTTCGATGACTATGCCAGTGTCAGCCTCACGCTCGAAGCGGTGCCCAGCGCCAAGCAGGCCTTCGAGAAACTGTTGCTCAAACGCAGCGACTATGTGGTTTTCGAGCAGTACCCCGGCATGGCGTTGGCGCAGACGCTGGGCATGCAGGACAAGCTGCAGGTGCTGGACCCGCCCGTGTCCAGCGAAGGCTTGTACCTGGCGGTGTCACATAAATCGCCCTGCAATCAGCCACAGTTGCGCGAAGCGCTGACGCGGGAGATGAACCAGGTTGTGTCCAGCACGTTGCCGGAGCAATTAATGCGGCAGAACCTGGCACGTTGGCAGCAACAGCAGTCGCAAGCGCTCGCTCACTGACCCTCACATCGACGTCAGGGCTTGAGGCACGTCAACGTCCAGCACCACCCCAGCATCGTCGACGGCTACGCTGGCACACGCCCGCGGATTGTCCAGGATGACCTGCCTGCCGCCTTGGTCGCCGTGCAACTGCGCCAGTGCCGGCCAGAACGCACGGCCGAAGAGCACCGGGTGCCCGCGCTGGCCCTGGTACAGCGGCAGCACGATACGTGTAGCGCTGGCCTGCTCGCACAACGTGTGCAAGGTACGCGGTGCGATCCACGGCATATCCGCCAACAGCACCGCCACCGCCTGGGCGGGGGTCTGCAACAGGGCGGTGACCCCCGCTGCCAGGCTGGCGCCCATGCCGTGCTCGGCCTGGTCGGCCCATACGATCCGGGCACGCGGGTCGATGCCCAGTTGTTGCGCGTCGTCGTCCGGGCGCAGCACGATGTGCACCACGGCGAACTGCTCGAATGCACGCGACAGCGTCGCTGCCAGCAGCGTCTGCCCCGAAGGCAACCGTGCCAGGCGTTTGTCCCTGCCAAAACGCTGCGATCGCCCAGCCGCCAGCACCAGCGCGGCGCAGGTCATGGGGTGTGCAGGCATGCCTCGGCCTCCCGGGCAAGCTTGGCCTTGGTCACGTTGACCGCGCCAGGCAGGCTCACGTCGTTTTTGGCAGCAAGGATCTCGGCCATGACGCTGACGGCGATTTCGGCCGGGGTCTTGCTGCCGATGTAGATGCCGATAGGGCCGTGCAGGCGCTGGAGGCTGGCTTCGGTCTCGCCGAAGTGTTCCATCAGGCGCTCGCGGCGCAGCTGGCTGTTGCGCCGCGAGCCGATGGCGCCGATATAGAACGCCGGGCTGTGCAGGGCTTCGAGCAATGCCAGGTCGTCGAGCTTGGGGTCGTGGCTGAGGGCGACGACGGCGCTGCGCAGGTCGGGGGCGAAGGCGCGAACCACGTCGTCCGGCATCCCGGCCAGCTTCACCACGCCGTCGACGCTCCAGCCGCCCATGTACTCGGGCCGAGGGTCGCACACCGACACCGTGAAGCCGTTGAACAGGGCCATGGTCGCCAGGTATTCGGCCAGCGCGCCGGCGCCGATCAGCAGCACGCGGTAGCCAGGGCCGAGGGTGCTGAGCATGCGCTGGCCGTCGAAGCTGAACTGATCCGGTGTGGCGCTGGCCGTAAGCGTGGCTGCGCCGCTGCGCACATCCAGCTCGCGGCGTATCAGGCTACCGCTGTCCAGGCCGGCCAGCAGTTGCGCCAGGTGTGCTGCCGATGGCTCGAACTCGAGGATCAGTTGCAGGGTGCCGCCGCAGGGCAAGCCGAAACGGTGGGCGTCCTCGGCGCTGACGCCGTAGCGAACCACCTCCGGCAGCCCGGTCTGCATGCCGGGGCCGCCATAGGCGGTGGTGTAGCGGTGGATGAGATCGTCCTCGATGCAGCCACCGGACACGCTGCCGACCACGCGACCGTCGCTGCGCAGGGCCATCATCGAACCGACCGGGCGAGGGGAGGAGCCCCAGGTGCGGGCCACGGTGGCCAGCAGGACGCGTTCACCGCTGGCAAGCCAGTCACGGGCGGTGCGCAATACCAGCAGGTCGATGCTTTCCATTCTCATTCTCCAAAGCGTAATACCTGTGCCGACCCTTTACTGATTCAGCAGGGTTGTGTGGGGAAATCACTCATCCACCCTTCTGTGGGAGCCGGCAACCCAAGGTGAACGCCTATAGAGACCGTGCCGTTCTCGATGAAACTTCATCGCATATGCAAGATGATTGGGCTGCTGCTGGCCGGGTCGGTGTGCCCGCGCAACGTGCTAACTGCCTGTGCATCCACCGCGCTGCCGTGGTTGCCCCAACTGCTGCGCACAAAGCTCAGTACTTCGGCAACCTCCTGGTCCGACAATTGCTCGCGGAAGGCCGGCATGCGGTAGGCATCGGGCAGGCCAGCGGCAACGATGCGTTGCGAGCCGTTGAGGGTGATGTTGATCGCCGAGGCGTTCTCGCCGGCCAAGGCCGAGGTTGCGCCCGCTAACGGCGGCATCCATTCGGCCTGGCCCTTGCCGTCCAGCCCATGGCAAGAGGCGCAGCGCGTGACGTAGGTGTGGGCGCCTGGGCGCTCCAGTGTCGCCGCCGCCGATGCCGCTTGGTACTGCCAGGGCGTGCCGTCACGTTGCGGATCGCCTGGCAGCGATTTCAGGTAGTGGGCGATTGCCGCCAGGTCCTCGTCGGCCATGAACTGCGTGGAGTTGTTGAACGCCTCGGTCATCGAGCCATAGACCACGGCATGCCGGTTACGCCCAGTCTTGAGAAACTGGACAATCTCGGCTTCGCTCCAGCGCCCAAGGCCGGTGTTGTGATCGGCGCGCAGGCTCGGCGCGTACCAGCCATCGAGCAGCGCGCCGGCCAGGAACGGCTTGCCGTCTTCATCCAGAGCCTTTTCGTTGAAAGCCAGGCCGCGCGGGGTATGGCAGCTGCCGCAGTGCCCGGGGCCTTGGACAATATAAGCGCCGCGGTTCCACAGAGGGTCCTGGCCAGCCTTGGCCACGTAGGGCGTAGTGGGCGCAAACAGCCCGTTCCACAACGCGATGGGCCAGCGCAGGTTCAGCGGCCACGGGATATCGCTGGGGATATTCGGCTGGTTGGCAGGTTGCACGCCCCGCATGAAAAACGCGTACAACGCACGCACATCGTCATCGCTGAGCTTGGCGTAGGAGGGGTAGGGCATGGCCGGGTACAGACGCCGGCCACCGGGGGCGACGCCATGGCGCACGGCGCGGTCGAAGTCGGCGAGGCTGTAGCCGCCGATGCCGGTGTCCCGGTCTGGGGTGATGTTGGTTGCATGGATCGCGCCTAACGGCGTGGCCATCTCCAGGCCCCCGGCGAACGGCTTGTTGTCGGGCAGGCTGTGGCAGGCCACGCAGTCGCTGAGCCGGGCCACGTACTCGCCGCGGCTGACCAGCGCCGCGTCGACGCTGGCATTGTGTTCGGCCACGAAAGGCGACGCGGGCTCCCGGGTGACATACCAGGCCAGCAGGCCTGCCGCGACCAGGCACGGCAGCGCCAGCCAGCCGGCGGTTCTTGCGAATCGGCTGTGGGTCATGGGCGTTCCTTGTCCTGTCAGGTGAAGGTGTAGCGGCTCAATGGGATGCTGCGGATGCGCTGGCCGGTCAGCCGCGCTACCGCGTTGGCCACCGCCGGTGCAACCGCGGGCAGCGGTGGTTCGCCGATGCCGCCCATCTTCGCGCCGCTTTCGACGATGCGCACATGCACCCGGGCCATGCGCGAAGGCGGCAGGATCGGGTACAGGTCGTAGTTGCGCGCCCGGGGCTTGCCGTCGATGTACACCGCTTCTTCCAACAGGGTCTGCGACAGGCCCAGGGCCACGGCGCCGTTGACCTGGGCTTCGATGATCGCCGGGTTGACGATGCTGCCTGGGTCGATGGCCTGCCAGATGTCGTGCACTTTGACCTGACCGTTTTCGATCGACACTTCGGCGATAACCGCCGCCTCCGAGCCAAACGGCGAGGCCATGGCCACACCGCGTGCCCGTTTGCTGCCGTCCTCGGCCGTGAATGGCCCACGCTTCCAGCCGCCGGACAACTCGCCGACCGCCTGTAGCAGGGTGGTCAGGCGCGGGTTGTCGCGCAACAGATGCAGGCGCAATTCATAAGGGTCCTTGCCGCCTTTGTCGGCCAGCTCGTCGAGGAAGGCTTCGTAGAAGAAGTCGTTCAGCGAGTTGCCCACCGAGCGCCAGTAGCCGAGCATGACCGGGCCTTTGACGTAGATTTGGGCAATGCGTTTGTTGGCGATGGCGTACGACTTGCCCGACAGCCCTTCAAGGGCGGTGGGGTCGATCTTGTCACCTTGTTTGCCGGCCAGTGCCTCGGTCGGGCCTTCGGTGGCACTCACGGCTTCTATCGCGACAGGCAGGCCATCGTCATCCAGTGCCCCACGGAATTTGACCACCGCCAGCGGCCGCAACACATCCCGCAGAAACTCTTCTTCGCGGCTCCAGATCAGTTTGACCGGGCGGCCCACCGCTTTGGCCAGGGCGATGGCCTGCGGGTAGGGGTTGGCCGAGTCATACAGAAAATGCCGGCCAAAAAAGCCGCCCAGCAGGGGTGAGTGCAGGGTGATGCGCGCAGGGTCGAGGCCGGTGCGTTTGGCGATGTCGTCGCGGAACATGTCCGGCGCCTGGTTGGGCAACCACACCTCCAGCGAACCGTCGGGGTTGAAGCGGGCGAGCGCTGAGGGCGGCTCGAGCTGGGCGTGGTTGAGGTACTGGTTATGGTAGGTTGCCTCGATCTTGGTCTTGGCTTTGGCCAGCACCCCGGCCACATCGCCTTGGTTTTCCTCGTCGCGGGCCGGGCCTTGCTCGGTGGCCAGGCGGTCACGATAGGCGTCGCTGGAAAAGTCGGCCGGCATCGGCCTTACCGGCGAATCGCTGCCGGGCTCCTGCCAGTCCACCTGGAGGGCCTCGACTGCGCGCTTGGCATGCCACCAGCGTTCGGCGACCACCGCCACCGCGCCGGGTAGTTGATGCACCGAATGCACGCCTTTCATGGCCTTGACCTGTGTTTCGTTGCGCAGGCTGCCAACCGTCATGCCCAGGCGCGGTGCGTGCTGGACGGCGGCGTGGAGCATGCCGTCGAGCTTGATGTCGATGGTGTACACGGCCTTGCCGGTGGATTTGTCA from Pseudomonas kermanshahensis carries:
- a CDS encoding substrate-binding periplasmic protein; translation: MIERCVRHALLLLLCGSLLPMGAGAQAACQHLTATGNPEYPPYLWRDPHNPQQLIGANADLLKHLGKQLGLEVEVVYGGPWSRAQEEVGTGRIDLLAGYFLTQARTQLMDFISPAFLHTPSVVWVRQQGAFAYQQWSDLQGRKGGTLVNNSHGQQFDDYASVSLTLEAVPSAKQAFEKLLLKRSDYVVFEQYPGMALAQTLGMQDKLQVLDPPVSSEGLYLAVSHKSPCNQPQLREALTREMNQVVSSTLPEQLMRQNLARWQQQQSQALAH
- a CDS encoding OprD family porin → MKLSSTGAGFARAAKPLSLLLGLGPLCAQAAFLEDGKANLTLRNFYYNHDLRDSTKPAQSKLEEWAQGFILKGESGYTDTTVGVGVDVYAGLGLKLDSSPSRSGSALLPGAYNRAGGPRNADPRSADEFSEATAAVKFKYSKTELKVGGLFPKIPLVSAGDARLLPQFFEGAMLDIRELDNLDIGLGQMRKVNQREFAGARDIQVGNYYSVFSDRFDYLGGTWRATPQTSLGLWTGRLADVYQQTLYTGTQAFKAGDWNLSGTFNYLDTGESGTEKAGNLDSRMTSAMLSANLKAQTFRLGYQYNAGDSALPFIHDTDLPGVANAVQVLRFDRAQERSWQARYDLDFAALGVPGLTAFARYVRGDNFKVAGEDGSEWERNLDVTYVIQSGPLKNLALRWRNVELRGDATGRRDENRVIIAYTLPLF
- a CDS encoding alpha/beta hydrolase fold domain-containing protein, whose translation is MPQPLDPAMQAYIDNSKRFTATDNSLAARRSAFLQACRNCTPPPPEGWGIEDIDLQGLRLRCYQPAGPAPEGGWPTLLYLHGGGWDLGNLDTHDWFAYALARRAPIAIVAVEYRLAPEHAYPAPLEDCLKVWSALRSGQVDARLSQARLMVAGDSAGGTLAAGLCRALRRDGQPQPVGQLLVYPVLTARRQLPSMQQHAEAPMMTVAGLMKSLEGFLPVKADRDDPCAMPLEADDFAGLAPAWVLVASVDPLRDHGIAYCDALAAHGVQADAWVGEGMVHSSLRAFGVAEVEQAWDRMAVQLLQWAQGTLDSADGGASAH
- a CDS encoding c-type cytochrome; this translates as MTHSRFARTAGWLALPCLVAAGLLAWYVTREPASPFVAEHNASVDAALVSRGEYVARLSDCVACHSLPDNKPFAGGLEMATPLGAIHATNITPDRDTGIGGYSLADFDRAVRHGVAPGGRRLYPAMPYPSYAKLSDDDVRALYAFFMRGVQPANQPNIPSDIPWPLNLRWPIALWNGLFAPTTPYVAKAGQDPLWNRGAYIVQGPGHCGSCHTPRGLAFNEKALDEDGKPFLAGALLDGWYAPSLRADHNTGLGRWSEAEIVQFLKTGRNRHAVVYGSMTEAFNNSTQFMADEDLAAIAHYLKSLPGDPQRDGTPWQYQAASAAATLERPGAHTYVTRCASCHGLDGKGQAEWMPPLAGATSALAGENASAINITLNGSQRIVAAGLPDAYRMPAFREQLSDQEVAEVLSFVRSSWGNHGSAVDAQAVSTLRGHTDPASSSPIILHMR
- a CDS encoding XdhC family protein, translating into MESIDLLVLRTARDWLASGERVLLATVARTWGSSPRPVGSMMALRSDGRVVGSVSGGCIEDDLIHRYTTAYGGPGMQTGLPEVVRYGVSAEDAHRFGLPCGGTLQLILEFEPSAAHLAQLLAGLDSGSLIRRELDVRSGAATLTASATPDQFSFDGQRMLSTLGPGYRVLLIGAGALAEYLATMALFNGFTVSVCDPRPEYMGGWSVDGVVKLAGMPDDVVRAFAPDLRSAVVALSHDPKLDDLALLEALHSPAFYIGAIGSRRNSQLRRERLMEHFGETEASLQRLHGPIGIYIGSKTPAEIAVSVMAEILAAKNDVSLPGAVNVTKAKLAREAEACLHTP
- a CDS encoding xanthine dehydrogenase family protein molybdopterin-binding subunit, whose product is MNTRIDTPAELSALPLGEPVNLSRRRFLLASAGAAAGALVLGFGLPLGSARVQAATTAVQERGTQVPAFLEIRPDSTVRLLCPFMEGGQGTYTAMAQIVGEELDADPATFLVDSAPPGEAYVVMENGMRITGGSMSVRMSYPTMRRLGALARAMLLQAGAEQLGVPVDELSTEPGKVIHAPSGRSVPYGELAARALDLPVPDPASVKLRDPSQFRWIGKPVRRVDAYDKSTGKAVYTIDIKLDGMLHAAVQHAPRLGMTVGSLRNETQVKAMKGVHSVHQLPGAVAVVAERWWHAKRAVEALQVDWQEPGSDSPVRPMPADFSSDAYRDRLATEQGPARDEENQGDVAGVLAKAKTKIEATYHNQYLNHAQLEPPSALARFNPDGSLEVWLPNQAPDMFRDDIAKRTGLDPARITLHSPLLGGFFGRHFLYDSANPYPQAIALAKAVGRPVKLIWSREEEFLRDVLRPLAVVKFRGALDDDGLPVAIEAVSATEGPTEALAGKQGDKIDPTALEGLSGKSYAIANKRIAQIYVKGPVMLGYWRSVGNSLNDFFYEAFLDELADKGGKDPYELRLHLLRDNPRLTTLLQAVGELSGGWKRGPFTAEDGSKRARGVAMASPFGSEAAVIAEVSIENGQVKVHDIWQAIDPGSIVNPAIIEAQVNGAVALGLSQTLLEEAVYIDGKPRARNYDLYPILPPSRMARVHVRIVESGAKMGGIGEPPLPAVAPAVANAVARLTGQRIRSIPLSRYTFT
- a CDS encoding nucleotidyltransferase family protein; translated protein: MPAHPMTCAALVLAAGRSQRFGRDKRLARLPSGQTLLAATLSRAFEQFAVVHIVLRPDDDAQQLGIDPRARIVWADQAEHGMGASLAAGVTALLQTPAQAVAVLLADMPWIAPRTLHTLCEQASATRIVLPLYQGQRGHPVLFGRAFWPALAQLHGDQGGRQVILDNPRACASVAVDDAGVVLDVDVPQALTSM